A part of Rattus norvegicus strain BN/NHsdMcwi chromosome 4, GRCr8, whole genome shotgun sequence genomic DNA contains:
- the Or13m2 gene encoding olfactory receptor Olr809 — protein MGKKNQTWVSEFLLLGLSTDWGTQVSLFVLFLAMYLLTVLGNLLIIILIKLDSKLHTPMYFFLSILSFVDICYTNSTVPQMLVHFLSARKSIPFHSCVLQLYISLAMGSTEFFLLGAMAYDRYVAVCHPLHYMVIMHGGLCLRLASACLTAGLSNSLMQTLMIFQLPFCRTVINHFACEMLAVLRLSCVDISLNKVMVAISGFLVIMLPCILVLFSYAHIVAAILRIRSSQGRRKAFGTCASHLTVVSMCFGTAIFTYMRPVGRSSAGQEKMVALFYAVVTPMLNPLIYSLRNNDVIGALKRTLEKLKENK, from the coding sequence ATGGGCAAGAAAAACCAGACATGGGTGAGTGAATTCTTGTTGCTGGGGTTGTCAACTGACTGGGGGACTCAGGTCTCCTTGTTTGTACTGTTCCTGGCCATGTACTTGCTGACTGTCCTGGGGAACCTactcatcatcatcctcatcaagCTGGACAGCAAGCTCCATacgcccatgtacttcttcctcagcatCCTGTCATTTGTGGACATCTGTTACACCAACAGCACTGTCCCCCAGATGCTCGTCCATTTCCTGTCAGCCAGGAAGTCCATCCCATTTCATAGTTGTGTGCTGCAGCTGTATATCTCCCTAGCAATGGGTAGCACAGAGTTCTTCTTGCTAGGTGCCATGGCTTATGACCGCTACGTGGCAGTGTGCCACCCTCTGCACTACATGGTCATTATGCATGGAGGGCTGTGCCTAAGGTTGGCTTCAGCCTGTCTGACTGCTGGTCTCTCAAATTCACTAATGCAGACACTCATGATCTTTCAATTACCCTTCTGTCGTACGGTCATCAATCACTTCGCCTGTGAGATGCTGGCTGTACTGAGGCTGAGTTGTGTGGACATCTCCCTCAACAAGGTCATGGTAGCCATCTCAGGATTTCTGGTGATCATGCTTCCTTGTATTCTGGTGCTATTTTCCTATGCTCATATTGTTGCTGCCATTCTGCGTATTCGCTCTTCCCAGGGACGACGAAAAGCCTTTGGGACTTGTGCCTCCCACCTCACAGTGGTTTCTATGTGCTTTGGAACAGCCATCTTTACATACATGAGGCCTGTGGGCAGATCCTCAGCAGGACAAGAGAAGATGGTTGCTCTCTTCTATGCTGTTGTGACGCCAATGCTCAATCCCCTCATCTACAGCTTGAGAAACAATGATGTGATTGGGGCTTTGAAAAGAACTTTGGAGAAACTTAAGGAAAACAAATAG
- the Or2q1 gene encoding olfactory receptor Olr810 has protein sequence MGQEFVNQTWVNEFILLGLSSDQNTQVFLFVLILVMYIITVVGNSLILLLIRLDSRLHTPMYFFLSVLSIVDLCYGNSIAPQMLAHLVLAQKLISFHSCVLQLCVSLALGGSEFFLLGAMSYDRYVAVCHPLHYSVIMDEGLCLGLAATCLVAGFLNSLMETVITFRLPLCHNVINHFACETLAVLRLACVDISFNKVMVAISGFLVIMLPCCLVLFSYTRIVIAILHIRSTQGRHKAFGTCASHLTVVCMCFGATIFTYIGPHSASSEDKEKMVALFYAVVAPTLNPVIYSLRNKEVMAALRKLVEKLR, from the coding sequence atgggccaGGAATTTGTTAACCAAACGTGGGTGAATGAGTTTATCCTCTTGGGGCTCTCCAGTGATCAGAACACTCAGGTGTTTCTCTTTGTCCTGATCTTGGTCATGTACATCATAACTGTTGTGGGAAATTCTCTGATTCTTCTCCTCATCAGACTGGACAGCAGGCTTCATACTCCTATGTATTTCTTCCTCAGTGTTCTGTCCATAGTGGATCTTTGCTATGGGAACAGTATTGCCCCACAAATGTTGGCTCACTTggttttagcccaaaagctcatttCTTTCCACAGTTGTGTGCTCCAGCTCTGTGTCTCCCTGGCCTTGGGTGGTTCTGAGTTCTTCCTTCTGGGAGCTAtgtcctatgaccgctatgtggcagTATGCCATCCATTGCACTACTCTGTCATAATGGATGAAGGACTGTGCCTGGGGCTGGCTGCCACCTGCTTGGTAGCTGGTTTTTTGAATTCACTGATGGAGACAGTAATCACCTTCCGTCTTCCTCTGTGTCACAATGTCATTAATCACTTTGCTTGTGAGACCCTTGCAGTACTTCGGCTAGCCTGTGTAGACATCTCTTTCAACAAGGTCATGGTGGCCATCTCAGGATTTCTGGTGATCATGCTTCCCTGTTGCCTAGTTCTATTCTCTTATACTCGTATAGTCATTGCCATTCTACATATTCGCTCTACTCAGGGACGTCACAAAGCCTTTGGGACTTGTGCCTCTCACCTCACTGTAGTTTGTATGTGCTTTGGGGCCACAATCTTCACCTACATAGGGCCACATTCTGCCTCatctgaggacaaagagaagatggTTGCTCTGTTCTATGCTGTTGTGGCACCCACATTGAACCCTGTGATCTACAGCTTGAGGAATAAAGAAGTTATGGCTGCTCTTAGGAAACTTGTTGAGAAATTAAGGTAA